Proteins encoded by one window of Lathyrus oleraceus cultivar Zhongwan6 chromosome 1, CAAS_Psat_ZW6_1.0, whole genome shotgun sequence:
- the LOC127127533 gene encoding uncharacterized protein LOC127127533, translated as MKIKLLIFMFFLCAIIFISTVAVETLKVDAIEESKTKIGMDSWRDWGGSFWGDEEVDNGEGDKDGGHGSGEKGKKPKSGKDDWRDWGGSFWGDEEGNGGERGKEGGQEKGEINQSGIDSESGYNGGN; from the exons atgaaaatcaagcTTCTTATCTTCATGTTTTTTCTTTGTGCAATAATTTTCATCTCTACTGTGGCAGTTGAGACATTAAAAG TTGATGCAATTGAAGAATCCAAAACAAAAATTGGGATGGATAGTTGGAGAGACTGGGGAGGTTCCTTCTGGGGAGATGAAGAAGTGGATAATGGTGAAGGAGACAAAGATGGAGGACATGGAAGTGGTGAAAAAGGAAAAA AACCTAAAAGTGGTAAAGATGATTGGAGAGACTGGGGAGGATCTTTCTGGGGAGATGAAGAAGGGAATGGTGGTGAGAGAGGCAAAGAAGGTGGACAAGAAAAAGGTGAGATAAATCAAAGTGGAATAGATAGTGAAAGTGGATATAATGGTGGAAATTAG